CGGGCACAGATGTCCTTAAGTATTCACTCTACAGTTCCGCCATAACGGTCGACCTGACGGCAAACACTGCGACGGGCACGGGCGGCATTGCCAATCTAGAGGGGGTCATTGGCAGCAGCAGCAGCAACACATCCGACACGCTAATTGGCCCTAATCTAGTAAATCCTGTTCAAGGAAATATATGGACGATTACCGGCAGTAATGCGGGAACTGTCAACAGTTTCACGTTTTCTGGCATCGAGAATCTGACTGGTGGTCCGCAAGTTGACTCGTTTGTAATTCCCAACGGCCAGAAATTTAATGGCAAAATTGATGGCGGCGATACAACCGAGTTCAATACATTGGATTTCTCTGCCTACACTACCGCCGTAAATGTCGACCTGACGGCAGGAACGGCAACAAATATATCTGGCGGAATAAGCAACATTACCGATGTGCTTGGCGGCTCGGGAAACGATACCCTGAAGGGTGGTCAGAATCCGAAGGGCAGTTTTCTGTCGGGCAACGGTGGCGATGATACGATCACCGGTACGGGGGGTGGCGATATCCTTGTCGGTGGATCAGGCAACGACACAATTACAGGTGGGGATGGCCGGGATTTAATTATGGGCGGCGATGGCCAAGATACGCTTTCGGGAGGGGGAGGCGAAGACATCATTATTAACGGCACAACCAGCTTTGATACTGATTCCGATACGCAAAATGCCATCCTCGATTTTTGGAAATCTACCAGCCTCGATTTTGCGTTTCGTGTTT
The window above is part of the Pirellulales bacterium genome. Proteins encoded here:
- a CDS encoding calcium-binding protein; translation: NQETVNGLSFSSIGSLTGGSGADTFVFANGAAVTGTIDGGTGTDVLKYSLYSSAITVDLTANTATGTGGIANLEGVIGSSSSNTSDTLIGPNLVNPVQGNIWTITGSNAGTVNSFTFSGIENLTGGPQVDSFVIPNGQKFNGKIDGGDTTEFNTLDFSAYTTAVNVDLTAGTATNISGGISNITDVLGGSGNDTLKGGQNPKGSFLSGNGGDDTITGTGGGDILVGGSGNDTITGGDGRDLIMGGDGQDTLSGGGGEDIIINGTTSFDTDSDTQNAILDFWKSTSLDFAFRVSQLRAGGAMSDNITLPALDSTNIFDDGFSDTLTGGTTVTPTDDNLDWFFAKLSSPAVDTITDLSSGEAIN